The Thermotoga neapolitana DSM 4359 sequence CGTTCAGGGCGTTTGTGTAAAGATCGTTCGAGAAGATCGTCAGAGAAAGCAGTAGAAAAAAAAGGAGCATCAACCTTCTACACGCCATTCTTCCAGAGATACTCCCACCTTCTCCTCAAACACAATGAAAATTCCTTCCTCACCCGCAAATGCGTCAACGATCTTTCTTGTGAAACTCTGCCTGACTCCCTCTGTTACGTCTATTACCTCATTTTCACCGATGGCGAATATCTTTTCCTGAAAGCGCAGAATCTTTACTGGAACGGAGAGTGCCAGATGCCCCATTTCCAATTTCTCTCCTGAGACATAAGCAACAGAACCATCACTCAAAAGTATGTAAAGGGCGTCATCCACGAAAGTTCCATCGACTATGTCTGCACCATCTCCAAATAAAGAACTCAGTACTCTCTCTTTTTCAGCGAAATCTTCATCGAGAACGATGATCTCCTTGCTACTCAAAAGTAGATACCTTCCATTCTCTTCTTTTATGGAAACTCCGATTCCAGGTGAAGTGGCAAGAAGCTTCTCTTTTCCATCTTCGAAAAGGTAGTACCTCACACCACCTGGAACCATCTGTGCATAGAGAATGGCATCTTTTGTTATCAAAGCATCTTCTACATCAACGTTCACAGGGAAGGGTGCGTACCTGCTTATTCCTACTCTGTCTATCAGATATATATCACCTTTACTCAGAAAAGAGATGTAATCGTTCACCTTCTTGAAAAATTTCACGCTTCCCTTGAACATCTCTCTGTCCCACATCAGAACACCCGAGCCGGTGGCGACATACACATCCTTCCCAAGAGTCGATCCCGCTGTGTAGGAAGATAGTGTCAGCGATCGAACCCGCCTCAGGAAATTTTTCGATAGAAACTTTTGAGGGAACACTTTCTTTTCAACTTCTACTTTTTCCTCCTGGGGACTGAGGCTCTCTGAAGAGATCTCTGGATTTTGTACTGGGAGGTACTCTCTGTAACTGTCATCTTTGAACCCGGAGAAAACGGGAGTTTCGTAGCCTAGGAGTTCTTCCACCCGTGACAGGTTCTCTCTCTGCGAGTAAAGATCGTAGAAGCTTCCTTTCAGTTGCAGTGTTTTGCCTATTCTACACGATTGGATGGAAACAAATCCGTCGCCGTTTTCTTTCACAAACTCCGGATAGAACTTCTCCAGTTCGGTTCCCGAAACATCGACACCGTAGGGGGGAGTGTCTCCACAGATGGAAAATATTTCCACATCTTTCCCGTTGAAATTTTCCAGTTGTCTTATCAACGAAGAATCAGGCAGGATTTCCAGTGCCACCTCTCCCAGAGTATCTATGAGGTTTCTGATGTGAAGTGTCATCATCTTCAACTTCGTCCACTCCACTCCAAAGATTCCACTGAGCACCTCTGGATCTTTTTCGAAAAACATCGAGGAAAAATACAGTGGGTTGACCACGTTGGTTCCACGCACTGGAGTGGAAAAAAGAACGACCCTTCTGACGTTCCCCACCTCAGGATGGCGCTGAAGCATCCTCAAAACAATCAAACCACCCGTTCCATGGGCAAGGATGTCGAAATCGTACCTCGAGAGTTCAAGCAGTTCTTTCGAGAGAAAGTCCGCCTCAAAGTCGATGAAACTTCTTCGTCCTTCCTTCCTCACAAATTCCCTGTACGCTTCACTGTAGGAAAGAGATCTCGAATCGTAAAGAGCGTACTCATAGATCATCAGCGTTCGATCGGGAAACACGGCCTCCCATATGTTACCATCACCGACAGAACCTTTGAAGGTGGGATCTTCCCCCGGCACTATCAGGACAGCCGGAGCAGGACTGGTTACCATCTCTCTCAGAAGAGTCACGCCATGCTTCTGAAAACCAGCGGTTTTCATCACCAGACCAAAAACAGAAAGATGATAGGTGAAGGCCTCAACAAAGTATCCCCTTTCGTCTTTTCCTATCATTGAACCAGGGATAACCCGGTATCCTCCATCATCCGTTGCGTAAGCGAGGGCAAGGTTGTTGTAGTTCTCACCCCTGAAGTATTGGGAATCGAAATAATATTTGAGGTGAATGGGCTTTAAAGCGAACTCGTTCACTCCGTCAGCGAATTCCACTCTGTAAAGATCCCCTATGAACGCGTCGGAATACTTTCTTCTCTCGTCACCTGATATTCTGGTTATCTTCAGAACTTTTTGCTTTCCAAAGGCCCCGCTCGGTACCTCCACCTTGAGATTGATGAAACCCGATTCCGCTCCCTCTTTCCCAACCCTGAGGGAAGCCTCTTTCTGAAAAAGAAAGAACAGTATCAAAACTGCTCCCAGAACGACAAGGAACGATATGAGAACGATTTTCCTTCTCAGAAGAATCTCCAGGATCTTTTTCAGCAGGCTCATCTTTCCTCCACCATTTTTTTCAAATTCCTCAAGAAATCGAAGGTTCTGTGAAGTCCCTCTGATTCCAGAGCCTCCAGTACCTCCTCGTAGTATTTATCGGCAAGCTGCTTTGCCTTCTGAACCCCCATCTTTTTGACCAGCGTGACCTTTTTAACATCCTTTCCCACATCTTTTCCTAACTTCTCGAGTGAGCCAAGGACATCCTTTAAATCGTCGTATATCTGAAAAGCAACTCCAAACTTCTCCCCCAGTTTCTTCACGAAGGTATGGTCGAGGCCTTTCAGGAGAAAAGGAGCGGAAAAGCAAAAGGCAAACAGTGCGCCCGTTTTGAAAGAGTACATCTTCTCTACCATTTCTACTGAGATCTCTTTCTCTTGCCTTTCGAATTCAACGTCCATTGCCTCACCCAGAAGAAGTTTGTACGCGGTTTCTGAGAATTCTTCAAAGAGTTTCGGTTCTCTGACTTTTGCTATCTGTGAAAAAGCCAGAAAGAACAGGCCATCGCCCGCAAGGAGTGCAATTCCCTCACCATAGGCCCTGTGGCAGGAGGGCTTCCCTCGACGAAAATCCGCGTTGTCTATAGGGGGCAAATCGTCGTGAACGAGAGAAGCCGTATGGAATAGCTCCACAGCAACTGCGACATCGACGAGACGCTCCTCTTCCACCCCAATATCCTCACCCACGGTGAGCACAAGGAGAGGCCGAATCCTCTTACCCCCAGCCGTGACCGAGTACTGCATCGCGCTTTCGGTGAGAAGGTTGAAGTGCGGCTTCACCAGTTCTTCTATTCTTCTCTCAATCGTTTCCTTCTTCATCTTCTTCCCTCTTCTTCTCTATCATCTGCTTGAACACATCTATGTTGAGATTTTCGATGAACTTTTTGAATTCCTCCTCTTCGTTTCTGTCTTCTCCTATCTCCAGCTCGATAGCGTGCTTTTCCACGAGGTTTTCGGACACAAAAATGGTTGCACCGGTTTTGACGGCCAGTATTATCGCGTCGGATGGTCTGGAGTCGATCTCTATGAGGGCAGCCTCCTCGTCCTCTTCGTCGGTGTAGGTGAGATCACGCAGTATCAGAGAGGCGTAAAACGTGTTGTCCTTCAAAGAGTGTATTACGACTTTCTCCACCCGGGCCTCAAGTGATTCGAGAACACTCAGGAGCAGATCGTGCGTCAGAGGACGGGGAAAGTCCACCTTCTCCAGGGCCAGTGCAAGGGCATGACCTTCGCACGCTCCTATCCAGATGGGAAGTACCTTGCTGGTACCCTCTATGCCCAGTATTACAACGG is a genomic window containing:
- a CDS encoding polyprenyl synthetase family protein, whose amino-acid sequence is MKKETIERRIEELVKPHFNLLTESAMQYSVTAGGKRIRPLLVLTVGEDIGVEEERLVDVAVAVELFHTASLVHDDLPPIDNADFRRGKPSCHRAYGEGIALLAGDGLFFLAFSQIAKVREPKLFEEFSETAYKLLLGEAMDVEFERQEKEISVEMVEKMYSFKTGALFAFCFSAPFLLKGLDHTFVKKLGEKFGVAFQIYDDLKDVLGSLEKLGKDVGKDVKKVTLVKKMGVQKAKQLADKYYEEVLEALESEGLHRTFDFLRNLKKMVEER
- a CDS encoding bifunctional nuclease family protein encodes the protein MKKAWVKALVLDRVSNTPVVILGIEGTSKVLPIWIGACEGHALALALEKVDFPRPLTHDLLLSVLESLEARVEKVVIHSLKDNTFYASLILRDLTYTDEEDEEAALIEIDSRPSDAIILAVKTGATIFVSENLVEKHAIELEIGEDRNEEEEFKKFIENLNIDVFKQMIEKKREEDEEGND